In a single window of the Pseudomonas oryzihabitans genome:
- a CDS encoding isovaleryl-CoA dehydrogenase translates to MSYPSLNFALGETLDLLRDQVRTLVTREVAPRAGEIDASNSFPMDLWRTFGDLGLLGITVGEEYGGSGLGYLAHAVAMEEISRGSASVALSYGAHSNLCVNQIHRNGTAAQKARYLPRLVSGEHIGALAMSEPNAGSDVVSMKLRAERRGDRFVLNGSKTWITNGPDAHTYVIYAKTEPEQGAHGITAFIVERDWTGFSRGSKFDKLGMRGSNTCELFFDDVEVPEDNVLGQVNGGVKVLMSGLDYERVVLAGGPVGIMQACLDVVLPYIHDRRQFGQSIGEFQLIQGKVADLYTGLNASRAYLYAVAQACDRGETTRKDAAGVILYTAEKATQMALEAIQILGGNGYINEYPTGRLLRDAKLYEIGAGTSEIRRMLIGRELFNETR, encoded by the coding sequence ATGAGCTATCCAAGTCTCAACTTCGCCCTGGGCGAGACCCTCGATCTGCTGCGCGATCAGGTGCGCACCCTGGTCACACGCGAGGTGGCACCGCGCGCGGGCGAGATCGATGCCAGCAACAGTTTCCCCATGGACCTCTGGCGCACCTTTGGCGACCTCGGGCTGCTTGGCATCACCGTGGGGGAAGAATACGGCGGCTCGGGACTTGGCTACCTGGCGCATGCGGTGGCCATGGAGGAGATCAGCCGCGGCTCGGCTTCGGTGGCCCTCTCCTATGGCGCCCACTCCAATCTCTGCGTCAACCAGATCCATCGCAACGGCACCGCCGCGCAGAAGGCGCGCTACCTGCCCAGGCTGGTCAGCGGCGAGCACATCGGCGCCCTGGCCATGAGCGAGCCCAATGCCGGCTCGGACGTGGTCTCCATGAAGCTGCGCGCCGAGCGGCGTGGCGATCGCTTCGTGCTCAATGGCAGCAAGACCTGGATCACCAACGGCCCCGATGCCCATACCTATGTCATCTATGCCAAGACCGAACCGGAACAAGGCGCCCATGGCATCACCGCCTTTATCGTCGAGCGTGACTGGACCGGTTTCAGCCGCGGCAGCAAGTTCGACAAGCTGGGCATGCGCGGCTCCAACACCTGCGAGCTGTTCTTCGACGACGTCGAGGTGCCGGAGGACAACGTGCTGGGACAGGTGAACGGGGGCGTGAAGGTACTGATGAGCGGCCTTGACTATGAGCGGGTGGTCCTCGCCGGTGGTCCGGTGGGCATCATGCAGGCCTGCCTGGACGTGGTCCTGCCCTATATCCACGACCGGCGGCAGTTCGGCCAGAGCATCGGCGAATTCCAGCTGATCCAGGGCAAGGTGGCCGACCTCTACACCGGCCTCAATGCCAGCCGCGCCTATCTCTATGCCGTGGCCCAGGCTTGCGACCGTGGCGAGACCACCCGCAAGGACGCTGCCGGGGTGATTCTCTACACCGCCGAGAAGGCCACCCAGATGGCCCTGGAAGCCATCCAGATCCTCGGAGGCAACGGCTATATCAACGAGTACCCCACCGGCCGCCTGCTGCGCGACGCCAAGCTCTACGAGATCGGCGCCGGCACCAGCGAGATCCGCCGCATGCTGATCGGGCGCGAGCTGTTCAACGAAACCCGGTGA
- the ribBA gene encoding bifunctional 3,4-dihydroxy-2-butanone-4-phosphate synthase/GTP cyclohydrolase II has translation MAIHPIEAIIEDFRAGKMVILVDDEDRENEGDILLAADACTPAAISFMAREARGLICLTLTEERCRQLNLMQMVSDNGTVHGTAFTVSIEAATGVTTGISAADRARTIEAAVAPDATARDLVQPGHIFPLRARDGGVLTRAGHTEAGCDLARLAGRNPSAVIVEVMNDDGSMARRPDLERFGERHGIKLGTIADLIHYRLRHEHTVIRIGESELPTVHGTFRLLTYEDRIEGGVHLAMVMGDIDRETPTLVRVHALDPLRDLVGAEYSGPPSWTLWAALERVAREGHGIVVVLANHESSQALLARVPSLTQPKRLFERSQSRIYAEVGTGAQILQDLGVGRIRHLGLPLRYAGLTGYELEIVETLPFPG, from the coding sequence GTGGCCATCCATCCCATCGAAGCGATCATCGAGGATTTCCGTGCCGGCAAGATGGTCATCCTGGTCGATGACGAAGACCGCGAGAACGAAGGTGACATCCTGCTCGCCGCCGATGCCTGCACCCCTGCCGCGATCAGCTTCATGGCCCGCGAAGCCCGCGGCCTGATCTGCCTGACGCTGACCGAGGAACGCTGCCGCCAGCTCAACCTGATGCAGATGGTCAGTGACAACGGCACCGTCCACGGCACCGCCTTCACCGTGTCCATCGAAGCCGCTACCGGCGTCACTACCGGCATCTCGGCCGCCGACCGGGCGCGCACCATCGAAGCCGCGGTGGCACCGGATGCCACCGCGCGGGACCTGGTCCAGCCCGGCCACATCTTTCCGCTACGTGCCCGCGACGGCGGCGTGCTGACCCGTGCCGGCCATACCGAGGCCGGTTGCGACCTGGCGCGCCTGGCCGGTCGCAACCCTTCCGCCGTCATCGTCGAGGTGATGAACGACGACGGCAGCATGGCCCGGCGTCCGGATCTGGAGCGTTTCGGCGAACGCCACGGCATCAAGCTGGGCACCATCGCCGACCTCATCCACTACCGACTGCGCCACGAACACACCGTCATTCGCATCGGCGAGAGCGAATTGCCCACCGTGCACGGCACCTTCCGCCTGCTGACCTACGAGGACCGCATCGAAGGCGGTGTACACCTGGCCATGGTGATGGGCGACATCGACCGCGAGACGCCTACCCTGGTTCGCGTCCATGCCCTGGATCCCCTGCGCGACCTGGTCGGTGCCGAATACAGCGGGCCGCCGAGCTGGACCCTGTGGGCTGCCCTGGAACGCGTCGCCCGGGAAGGCCACGGCATCGTGGTGGTGCTGGCCAACCACGAATCTTCCCAGGCGCTGCTGGCCCGGGTGCCCTCGCTGACCCAGCCCAAGCGGCTGTTCGAACGCTCCCAGTCGCGCATCTATGCCGAGGTAGGCACCGGTGCGCAGATCCTGCAGGACCTGGGCGTCGGGCGCATCCGTCACCTGGGTCTGCCCCTGCGCTACGCCGGCCTGACCGGGTACGAACTGGAGATCGTCGAAACCCTGCCTTTTCCTGGCTGA
- a CDS encoding ABC transporter permease, whose amino-acid sequence MSASSSSRAVLGTAKDRRALNDPARTRGERAVRWKGASHLVPALLFLGLFFLVPLIGLLLRGVLEPTPGLGNYQTLFANGAYAQVLLNTFGVAALVTLFSVLIGFPLAWTITLMPRGWGRVLFNIVLLSMWTSLLARTYAWLVLLQGSGVINKLLMAMGLIDEPLALVNNLTGVVIGMTYIMIPFIVLPLQATLQAMDPMVLQAGAICGASPWTNFRKVFLPMCRSGLGSGALMVFVMSLGYYVTPALLGGAQNMMLPEFIIQQVQSFLNWGLASAAAALLIVIALVLFALYLRLQPESPVDPQNAR is encoded by the coding sequence ATGTCTGCCTCCAGCTCCAGCCGGGCGGTGCTCGGCACTGCCAAGGACCGCCGTGCGCTGAACGATCCGGCGCGGACCCGGGGTGAACGCGCCGTCCGCTGGAAGGGCGCGAGTCACCTCGTCCCTGCCCTGCTGTTCCTCGGCCTGTTCTTCCTGGTCCCGTTGATCGGCCTGCTGCTGCGCGGCGTCCTCGAACCCACGCCGGGCCTGGGCAACTACCAGACCCTGTTCGCCAATGGGGCCTATGCCCAGGTGCTGCTCAACACCTTTGGCGTCGCTGCCCTGGTGACCCTGTTCAGCGTGCTGATCGGCTTTCCGCTGGCCTGGACCATCACCCTGATGCCCCGCGGCTGGGGCCGGGTGCTGTTCAACATCGTGCTGCTGTCGATGTGGACCAGCCTGCTGGCCCGTACCTACGCCTGGCTGGTGCTCTTGCAGGGCTCGGGGGTGATCAACAAGTTGCTCATGGCGATGGGTCTGATCGACGAACCCCTGGCGCTGGTCAATAACCTCACCGGGGTGGTGATCGGCATGACCTACATCATGATTCCCTTCATCGTGCTGCCGCTGCAGGCGACGCTACAGGCCATGGACCCCATGGTGCTGCAGGCCGGCGCCATCTGCGGCGCCAGCCCCTGGACCAATTTCCGCAAGGTGTTCCTGCCCATGTGCCGCTCGGGCCTGGGCTCTGGCGCGCTTATGGTATTCGTCATGTCGCTCGGCTACTACGTTACCCCGGCGCTGCTGGGCGGAGCGCAGAACATGATGCTGCCGGAGTTCATCATCCAGCAGGTGCAGTCCTTCCTCAACTGGGGCCTGGCCAGCGCCGCCGCGGCCTTGCTGATCGTCATCGCCCTGGTGCTGTTCGCCCTCTATCTCAGGTTGCAACCGGAATCCCCGGTCGACCCCCAGAACGCGAGGTAA
- a CDS encoding enoyl-CoA hydratase-related protein has protein sequence MTDFQTLDLTRDPRGFATLWLDRPDRHNALDARMIAELGTALTEIAADAELRFLLVRGRGRHFCAGADLAWMQASATLDAAANQADTERLAEVMYRLQALSMPTLAVVQGAAFGGAVGLVSCCDLAVAASDATFCLSEVRIGLVPAVIGPFVIRALGERVARRYMLGAERFSGARAAELGLVAETAPAADLEPLVEAWIARLLDNGPQALRACKRLLDGVGDGVPSPTVRQFTEGLIAAVRVTPEAQEGLAAFLEKRRPAWQETTP, from the coding sequence ATGACTGACTTCCAAACCCTGGATCTGACCCGCGACCCGCGCGGCTTCGCCACCCTCTGGCTCGACCGTCCGGACCGCCACAACGCCCTGGATGCACGGATGATCGCGGAGTTGGGCACAGCGCTCACCGAGATCGCCGCCGATGCCGAGCTGCGCTTTCTGCTCGTACGTGGGCGCGGCCGGCACTTCTGCGCGGGTGCCGACCTGGCTTGGATGCAGGCGTCCGCCACCCTGGACGCGGCCGCCAACCAGGCCGACACCGAGCGCCTGGCCGAGGTGATGTATCGCCTGCAGGCCTTGTCGATGCCCACCCTCGCCGTGGTGCAGGGCGCAGCCTTTGGCGGCGCCGTGGGTCTGGTCAGTTGCTGCGACCTCGCCGTGGCTGCCAGTGACGCCACCTTCTGCCTGTCGGAGGTGCGCATCGGCCTGGTGCCCGCCGTCATCGGCCCCTTCGTCATCCGCGCCCTGGGCGAACGGGTGGCACGGCGCTACATGCTGGGTGCCGAACGCTTCTCCGGTGCGCGCGCCGCCGAGCTGGGCCTGGTCGCCGAGACCGCGCCCGCCGCCGACCTGGAGCCCCTCGTGGAAGCCTGGATCGCCCGCCTGCTGGACAACGGTCCTCAGGCCTTGCGGGCCTGCAAACGGCTCCTGGACGGCGTCGGCGATGGTGTGCCGAGCCCCACGGTGCGCCAGTTCACCGAGGGCCTGATCGCCGCGGTCCGCGTCACCCCTGAAGCCCAGGAAGGCCTAGCCGCTTTCCTGGAAAAGCGCCGCCCCGCCTGGCAGGAGACCACGCCATGA
- a CDS encoding LysR family transcriptional regulator produces MALHKDISMRQLRYFVAAAENSQFSLAASAVNVSQSAVTTAVSQLETMLAVRLFERLPHGVKLTAEGHQFYHHARHILDTLQDAVSQPLFQSHALTGQARVGASYAVLGYYLPTLLARFKRSYPQIDIDLRDMDRPSIETGINDGTLELGLTVISNVDAAQPFERHLLMRSPRQLWLPSAHPLLAPEQVSLADIAPYPYILATVDEGETSTLRYWRAAGLEPNVVFKTSSMESLRGLVAHGFGVTILSDMLYRGWSLEGRKLEARPVADAIPPMELGLIWSPEERLGPGAQAFRQFLVSAAG; encoded by the coding sequence ATGGCACTGCACAAGGACATCTCGATGCGGCAACTGCGCTATTTCGTCGCCGCCGCCGAGAACAGCCAGTTTTCCCTGGCCGCCAGCGCGGTCAACGTCAGCCAGTCGGCCGTAACCACGGCGGTCAGCCAGTTGGAGACGATGCTTGCGGTGCGGTTGTTCGAGCGACTACCCCATGGAGTCAAGCTGACCGCCGAGGGGCACCAGTTCTACCACCATGCCCGGCACATCCTCGATACCCTGCAGGACGCCGTGAGTCAGCCGCTGTTCCAGAGTCATGCCCTGACCGGCCAGGCCCGGGTCGGGGCTTCCTATGCGGTGCTCGGCTACTACCTGCCGACCCTGCTGGCGCGCTTCAAGCGCAGCTATCCGCAGATCGACATCGACCTGCGCGACATGGACAGACCCAGCATCGAGACGGGCATCAACGATGGCACCCTGGAGCTCGGCCTCACGGTCATCTCCAACGTCGACGCCGCCCAGCCCTTCGAGCGCCATCTGCTGATGCGTTCGCCGCGCCAGCTCTGGTTGCCCAGCGCCCATCCCTTGCTCGCTCCGGAGCAGGTCAGCCTGGCCGACATCGCGCCCTATCCCTATATCCTCGCCACGGTGGACGAAGGGGAAACCTCCACCCTGCGCTACTGGCGCGCGGCCGGCCTGGAACCCAACGTGGTGTTCAAGACCTCGTCCATGGAATCCCTGCGCGGCCTGGTCGCCCACGGCTTTGGCGTGACCATCCTGTCCGACATGCTGTATCGCGGCTGGTCCCTGGAAGGCCGCAAGCTGGAAGCGCGCCCGGTGGCCGATGCCATCCCGCCCATGGAGCTGGGGTTGATCTGGAGCCCCGAGGAGCGCCTGGGACCCGGCGCCCAGGCGTTTCGGCAGTTTCTGGTATCGGCGGCGGGCTGA
- a CDS encoding DUF1330 domain-containing protein: protein MKGYWIAEVDVTDPEAYRGYTERAPAAFARYGGRFLARGGRAEQLEGEGWATRRVVIEFDSYEQALACYRSAEYQDACGHRQTAARAEIFIVEGL from the coding sequence ATGAAAGGTTATTGGATTGCAGAGGTCGATGTGACCGATCCCGAGGCTTATCGCGGCTATACGGAGCGCGCCCCTGCGGCCTTCGCCCGCTATGGCGGACGCTTCCTCGCGCGGGGCGGACGCGCTGAGCAGCTGGAGGGAGAGGGCTGGGCGACGCGCCGGGTCGTGATCGAGTTCGATTCCTACGAACAGGCCCTGGCCTGCTATCGCTCGGCGGAGTATCAGGACGCCTGCGGGCACCGGCAGACGGCGGCGCGGGCCGAGATCTTCATCGTCGAAGGACTATGA
- a CDS encoding ABC transporter substrate-binding protein, which yields MLLKLKVVSVVAAGLLTTLALPAQAESLNFTSWGGTTQDAQKQAWAEPFTQQTGIQVVQDGPTDYGKLQAMVQSGNVQWDVVDVEADFALRAAQQGLLEPLDFKTIDRNKIDPRFVNDHAVGSFFFSFVLGYNQGKLGSKQPQDWSALFDTTTYPGKRALYKWPSPGVLELALLADGVPKDKLYPLDLDRAFKKLDTIKKNIVWWGGGAQSQQLLASGEATLGQFWNGRVHALQQDGAPVGVSWKQNLVMADMLVVPKGAKNKDAAMKFLAEASSPRGQADFANLTAYAPVNVDSIAKLTPDLAKNLPTAYGSEQVTLDFAYWAQHGGEIASRWNEWLVK from the coding sequence ATGTTGCTGAAGCTTAAAGTCGTCTCTGTGGTCGCTGCCGGCCTGTTGACTACGCTGGCCCTTCCGGCCCAGGCGGAAAGTCTCAACTTCACCAGCTGGGGCGGTACCACCCAGGACGCCCAGAAGCAGGCCTGGGCCGAACCCTTCACCCAGCAGACCGGCATCCAGGTAGTGCAGGACGGCCCCACCGACTACGGCAAGCTCCAGGCCATGGTGCAGAGCGGCAACGTCCAGTGGGACGTGGTCGACGTGGAAGCCGATTTCGCCCTGCGCGCCGCCCAGCAGGGCCTGCTCGAACCCCTGGATTTCAAGACCATCGATCGCAACAAGATCGACCCGCGCTTCGTCAATGACCATGCGGTGGGCTCCTTCTTCTTCTCCTTCGTGCTCGGCTACAACCAGGGCAAGCTCGGCAGCAAGCAGCCGCAGGACTGGTCGGCGCTGTTCGATACCACCACCTACCCCGGCAAGCGCGCGCTCTACAAATGGCCGAGCCCCGGCGTTTTGGAGCTGGCCCTGCTGGCCGACGGCGTGCCCAAGGACAAGCTCTATCCCCTGGATCTGGATCGGGCCTTCAAGAAGCTCGACACCATCAAGAAGAACATCGTCTGGTGGGGCGGCGGTGCCCAGTCCCAGCAGTTGCTCGCCTCCGGCGAAGCGACCCTGGGACAATTCTGGAACGGTCGCGTCCATGCCCTGCAGCAGGACGGCGCGCCAGTAGGCGTGAGCTGGAAGCAGAACCTGGTCATGGCCGACATGCTAGTGGTGCCCAAGGGCGCCAAGAACAAGGACGCCGCGATGAAATTCCTCGCCGAGGCCAGCAGCCCTCGCGGCCAGGCGGATTTTGCCAATCTCACCGCCTATGCGCCGGTCAACGTCGACAGCATCGCCAAGCTGACCCCGGACCTGGCCAAGAATCTGCCCACCGCCTATGGCAGTGAGCAGGTCACCCTGGACTTCGCCTACTGGGCCCAGCACGGTGGCGAGATCGCCAGCCGCTGGAACGAATGGCTGGTGAAATGA
- a CDS encoding carboxyl transferase domain-containing protein: MTVLTSTLNRRTPDYQRNAAAMAEQLARLDQLLARIREGGGAKAQARHTARGKLLPRERIDQLLDPGSSFLEIGALAALDVYEEEVPAAGVVAGIGRIEGVECMIIANDATVKGGSYYPLTVKKHLRAQAIALQNRLPCLYLVDSGGANLPRQEDVFPDREHFGRIFFNQATMSAQGIPQIAVVMGSCTAGGAYVPAMSDETIMVRQQATIFLAGPPLVKAATGEVVTAEELGGADVHCRISGVADHYAENDTHALALARRCIANLNWRKLGDLQLKAPVAPLYPAEDLYGLVPADPKQPLEVREVIARLVDGSVFDEFKAQFGTTLVCGFAHLQGHPVAILGNNGILFAESAQKGAHFIELACQRRIPLLFLQNITGFMVGKKYEEGGIAKHGAKLVTAVACARVPKFTVIIGGSFGAGNYGMCGRAYDPRFLWMWPNARIGVMGAEQAAGVLVQVKREQAERAGEPFDDDEITRIKAPIVEQYERQAHAHYSSARLWDDGVIDPAQTREVLALALSASLNAPLEPTTFGVFRM; this comes from the coding sequence ATGACCGTGCTGACCTCCACCCTGAACCGCCGCACCCCGGACTACCAGCGCAATGCCGCCGCCATGGCCGAGCAACTGGCCCGGCTCGACCAGCTCCTGGCACGCATCCGTGAAGGCGGCGGCGCCAAGGCCCAGGCGCGCCATACCGCCCGCGGCAAGCTGCTGCCCCGCGAGCGCATCGACCAACTGCTGGACCCCGGCTCGTCCTTTCTGGAAATCGGCGCCCTGGCGGCCCTCGACGTCTATGAGGAAGAGGTACCGGCGGCCGGGGTGGTGGCCGGTATCGGCCGCATCGAGGGCGTCGAGTGCATGATCATAGCCAACGACGCCACCGTGAAAGGCGGCTCCTATTATCCGCTGACGGTGAAGAAGCACCTGCGCGCCCAGGCCATCGCCCTGCAGAATCGCCTGCCCTGCCTCTATCTGGTGGATTCCGGTGGCGCCAACCTGCCGCGCCAGGAGGACGTCTTCCCCGACCGCGAGCACTTCGGGCGGATCTTCTTCAACCAGGCGACCATGAGCGCCCAGGGCATCCCCCAGATCGCCGTGGTGATGGGCTCCTGCACGGCCGGCGGGGCCTATGTGCCAGCGATGAGCGACGAGACCATCATGGTCCGCCAGCAGGCCACCATCTTTCTCGCTGGCCCGCCGCTGGTGAAGGCCGCCACTGGCGAGGTGGTCACCGCCGAGGAACTGGGCGGCGCTGATGTCCATTGCCGCATTTCCGGCGTGGCCGACCACTATGCCGAGAACGACACCCATGCCCTGGCCCTGGCGCGGCGCTGCATCGCCAACCTCAACTGGCGCAAGCTGGGTGACCTGCAGCTCAAGGCGCCAGTCGCCCCGCTGTATCCGGCCGAGGACCTTTACGGCCTGGTCCCGGCCGATCCCAAGCAGCCGCTGGAGGTACGCGAGGTGATCGCCCGCCTGGTGGACGGCAGCGTCTTCGACGAATTCAAGGCGCAGTTCGGCACCACGCTGGTCTGTGGCTTCGCCCATTTGCAGGGTCATCCGGTAGCCATCCTCGGCAACAACGGCATCCTCTTCGCCGAATCGGCGCAGAAAGGCGCGCACTTCATCGAACTTGCCTGCCAGAGACGCATCCCTCTGCTCTTCCTGCAGAACATCACCGGCTTCATGGTCGGCAAGAAATACGAGGAAGGCGGCATCGCCAAGCACGGCGCCAAGCTGGTCACCGCGGTGGCCTGCGCCCGGGTGCCCAAGTTCACCGTGATCATCGGCGGCAGCTTTGGCGCCGGCAACTACGGCATGTGCGGTCGCGCCTACGATCCTCGCTTCCTGTGGATGTGGCCCAACGCACGCATCGGCGTGATGGGTGCCGAACAGGCGGCCGGGGTGCTGGTGCAGGTCAAGCGCGAGCAGGCCGAACGTGCCGGCGAGCCCTTCGACGATGACGAAATCACGCGCATCAAGGCGCCCATCGTCGAGCAGTACGAGCGCCAGGCCCATGCCCACTATTCCAGCGCGCGGCTGTGGGACGACGGGGTGATCGACCCGGCCCAGACCCGCGAGGTCCTCGCCCTGGCCCTGTCGGCCAGCCTCAACGCCCCTCTCGAGCCGACGACCTTCGGCGTCTTCCGGATGTAG
- a CDS encoding ABC transporter ATP-binding protein, producing the protein MSAVLQNNAPAAPLVRLQNLNKHYGDFTAVDDLSLDIQEGEFLTFLGSSGSGKSTTLSMLAGFETPSSGAISVAGRSLLRVPPHQRDIGMVFQRYSLFPHLSVRDNIGFPLDIRKIGAAERNQKVDAMLRLVQLEAFAHRRPAQLSGGQQQRVAIARALVYEPRILLMDEPLGALDKKLREDLQDELRQLHRRLGITIVYVTHDQEEALRLSQRIAIFSHGRIVGLGSGYDLYQNPPNAFVAAFLGNSNFLRVTARAQAHCAFEGQELAMRPTASVRPNQELLLMLRPEKLQLLTTEQAATLPMPAGWNEIPAQVGEALFLGESQSCVLQTAGGAQLMVKSLAHTQGLQPGQVVRLRWAASDACVYTEWNDADLTKAAAH; encoded by the coding sequence ATGAGCGCCGTACTCCAGAACAACGCCCCCGCGGCCCCGCTGGTCCGCCTGCAGAACCTGAACAAGCACTACGGCGATTTCACCGCCGTGGATGATCTCTCGCTGGACATCCAGGAGGGCGAGTTCCTCACCTTCCTCGGCTCCAGCGGCTCCGGCAAGTCCACCACCCTGTCGATGCTGGCGGGCTTCGAGACGCCCAGTTCCGGCGCCATCAGCGTGGCTGGCCGCTCGCTGCTGAGGGTCCCACCGCACCAGCGCGACATCGGCATGGTGTTCCAGCGCTATTCGCTGTTTCCGCACCTGTCGGTGCGCGACAACATCGGCTTCCCCCTGGATATCCGCAAGATCGGCGCCGCCGAGCGCAACCAGAAGGTCGACGCCATGCTGCGCCTGGTGCAGCTCGAAGCCTTCGCCCATCGGCGTCCCGCGCAACTCTCCGGCGGCCAGCAGCAGCGAGTGGCCATCGCCCGGGCGCTGGTCTACGAACCACGCATCCTGCTGATGGACGAACCCCTGGGCGCGCTGGACAAGAAGCTGCGTGAAGACCTGCAGGACGAGCTGCGCCAGCTGCACCGTCGCCTCGGCATCACCATCGTCTACGTGACCCATGACCAGGAGGAGGCGCTGCGGCTATCCCAGCGCATCGCCATCTTCAGCCACGGGCGCATCGTCGGCCTGGGCAGTGGCTACGACCTCTACCAGAATCCGCCGAACGCCTTCGTCGCCGCCTTTCTCGGCAACTCCAATTTCCTGCGCGTGACCGCGCGGGCCCAGGCGCACTGCGCGTTCGAGGGCCAGGAACTGGCGATGCGGCCCACCGCCAGCGTCAGACCGAACCAGGAACTGCTCCTGATGCTGCGCCCGGAAAAGCTACAGCTGCTGACCACCGAGCAGGCGGCGACCCTGCCCATGCCGGCGGGCTGGAACGAGATCCCGGCCCAGGTGGGCGAGGCCCTCTTCCTCGGGGAAAGCCAGAGCTGCGTACTGCAGACCGCGGGCGGCGCCCAGCTGATGGTCAAGTCTCTGGCCCACACCCAGGGCCTGCAACCTGGCCAGGTGGTGCGCCTGCGCTGGGCCGCCAGCGACGCTTGCGTCTACACCGAGTGGAACGACGCCGACCTGACCAAAGCCGCCGCCCACTGA
- a CDS encoding ABC transporter permease: MLLTPSALGWRLRGGLLLITGAIAAVLLLPIVFIVLLSFGSSQWLVFPPPGWTLKWYQQFFANPEWMQAALASLKVALLTTLVSVALAVPCAFALVRGKFPGRKTLYAVFTLPMIVPLVVIAVAIYALFLRLGYTGTLLAFVVSHVIVALPFALIAVINSLKLFDQSIEDAAVICGASRLQAIYRVTLPGIWPGVFAGALFAFLVSWDEVVLSVMMASPNLQTLPVKMWATLRQDLTPVIAVASTVLIGLSLLVMLAAALLRRRQPLSR, translated from the coding sequence ATGCTGCTGACTCCCAGTGCCCTCGGCTGGCGGCTGCGCGGTGGCCTGCTGCTGATCACCGGCGCCATCGCCGCGGTGCTCCTGCTGCCCATCGTCTTCATCGTGCTGCTGTCGTTCGGCTCGTCCCAATGGCTGGTCTTTCCGCCGCCCGGCTGGACGCTCAAGTGGTACCAGCAATTCTTCGCCAACCCGGAGTGGATGCAGGCGGCCCTGGCGAGCCTCAAGGTGGCGCTGCTGACCACCCTGGTTTCGGTAGCCCTGGCGGTGCCTTGCGCCTTCGCCCTGGTGCGCGGCAAGTTTCCCGGGCGCAAGACGCTCTATGCGGTCTTCACCCTGCCGATGATCGTGCCACTGGTGGTGATCGCCGTGGCCATCTATGCCCTGTTCCTGCGCCTGGGCTACACCGGCACCCTACTGGCCTTCGTGGTCAGCCACGTGATCGTCGCCCTGCCCTTCGCCCTGATCGCTGTCATCAACTCGCTCAAGCTGTTCGATCAGTCCATCGAGGATGCCGCGGTGATCTGCGGCGCCTCGCGCCTGCAGGCCATCTACCGGGTGACCCTGCCGGGGATCTGGCCGGGGGTGTTCGCCGGCGCCCTGTTCGCCTTCCTGGTGTCTTGGGACGAGGTGGTGCTGAGCGTGATGATGGCCAGCCCCAACCTGCAGACCCTGCCGGTGAAGATGTGGGCGACGCTGCGCCAGGACCTGACACCGGTGATCGCCGTGGCCTCCACGGTGCTGATCGGCCTTTCCCTGCTGGTGATGCTCGCGGCTGCCCTGCTGCGCCGCCGCCAACCCCTTTCCCGCTGA